In Geopsychrobacter electrodiphilus DSM 16401, a single window of DNA contains:
- a CDS encoding ABC transporter ATP-binding protein: protein MANVILDNVVKKYGKLEVVHGVSLHVEDREFVVLVGPSGCGKSTTLRMIAGLEDISGGTISIADRIVNDIAPKDRDAAMIFQNYALYPHMNVYKNMSFGLSLRKMPKAEIEKRVSEAAAILELEALLLRKPHELSGGQRQRVAMGRAIVRHPSVYLFDEPLSNLDAKLRAQMRLEIKQLHQRVQNTIIYVTHDQVEAMTLADRIVVMRDGYIEQVGSPMDIFQHPDNIFVAGFIGSPPMNLVPATIVNAGENQHLKLSEQLEIPIPARPEAQLNDGQKVVVGLRTEDIFIAQTDGGRIPAISFDTLGTIKVVEPLGSETNLHMNLQGVELVARSAGRRLFSSGEELAMTLDLTHLHIFDAVTERSIY, encoded by the coding sequence ATGGCCAACGTTATCCTCGATAATGTCGTTAAAAAATATGGCAAGCTTGAGGTCGTCCACGGCGTCAGCCTGCACGTCGAAGACCGGGAATTTGTCGTGCTGGTCGGACCCTCGGGCTGTGGAAAATCGACTACCCTGCGCATGATCGCCGGGCTGGAGGATATCTCCGGGGGGACAATTTCGATTGCAGACCGGATCGTCAACGATATCGCCCCCAAAGATCGGGATGCGGCGATGATTTTTCAGAACTACGCGTTGTATCCGCATATGAATGTCTACAAGAATATGTCCTTCGGCCTCTCCTTGAGAAAAATGCCGAAAGCTGAAATCGAGAAACGGGTCAGTGAGGCTGCCGCAATTCTCGAACTGGAGGCCCTGCTGCTGCGCAAGCCGCACGAACTCTCGGGTGGCCAGCGTCAGCGCGTGGCGATGGGACGGGCCATCGTCCGCCATCCGTCCGTTTATCTGTTCGATGAGCCACTTTCCAATCTGGACGCCAAATTACGCGCCCAGATGCGCCTGGAGATCAAACAACTGCATCAGCGGGTTCAGAACACGATCATCTATGTCACCCACGACCAGGTTGAGGCCATGACTCTGGCCGACCGGATCGTGGTCATGCGCGATGGCTATATCGAGCAAGTCGGCAGTCCGATGGATATTTTTCAACACCCGGACAATATTTTTGTCGCCGGTTTTATCGGTTCACCACCGATGAACCTGGTGCCGGCAACCATAGTGAATGCCGGAGAAAACCAGCACCTCAAGTTGAGCGAGCAGCTTGAGATACCGATCCCGGCCCGACCAGAGGCCCAATTAAATGACGGGCAGAAGGTGGTAGTAGGGCTGCGTACCGAGGATATTTTCATCGCCCAGACCGACGGTGGACGCATCCCGGCCATCTCATTTGATACCCTGGGGACTATCAAGGTCGTGGAACCTCTCGGCAGCGAAACCAACCTGCATATGAATCTTCAAGGGGTCGAGCTGGTCGCCAGGTCGGCGGGAAGACGCCTCTTCAGCAGCGGCGAAGAGCTGGCGATGACCCTCGATTTAACCCATCTGCATATCTTCGATGCAGTGACCGAGCGTTCAATCTACTAA
- the ugpB gene encoding sn-glycerol-3-phosphate ABC transporter substrate-binding protein UgpB: MSKNRSFMFVLMLVLLISFAGPAFAKPIEIQWWHAMRGSRGDTVQKIVDGFNSSQSDYKVVAIYKGAYDEVLNAGVAAVRAHKQPDILQSFEVGTQTMMLSGAIYPVYKLMADNGYKIDWSQYLQPVLSYYMNSDGNLMSMPFNSSTPVMYYNVDQFKKAGIPMLSKEKPVTWDEMGEITGKLVKSGVKGGLVTAWQSWTQVENYSAIQNIPFASKANGYEGLDTELLINNDKVVKHIARLKSWMKDNRFYYGGQKYQGPKSEFIAENAGIYIDSISAIAKLKSAAKFKWDIAPLPVETWNTQPQNSIIGGASLWVFKGLPKNHYKGVAAFLNYLAGDGPQILWHKETGYFPITLTAYEQLKSEGYYKESPYQEVGIKELTRATPNKNSRGLRLGYFVQIRNIINEELELVWNDTKTPQAAMDSAVARSNVKLREFEKTYK, encoded by the coding sequence ATGTCAAAAAACAGAAGTTTCATGTTTGTGCTGATGTTGGTTCTGCTGATCAGTTTTGCTGGGCCGGCGTTTGCTAAGCCGATCGAGATTCAATGGTGGCACGCCATGCGCGGTTCACGCGGGGACACTGTGCAAAAAATTGTCGATGGGTTTAATAGCTCACAATCAGACTACAAGGTGGTTGCGATCTATAAGGGTGCTTACGATGAGGTTCTCAACGCTGGTGTTGCTGCGGTGCGTGCCCATAAGCAGCCGGATATCCTGCAATCGTTCGAGGTTGGCACTCAGACCATGATGCTCTCCGGGGCGATCTATCCGGTGTATAAGCTGATGGCCGACAACGGCTACAAGATTGACTGGTCGCAGTATCTGCAGCCGGTGCTTTCGTACTACATGAACTCCGACGGTAACCTGATGTCGATGCCGTTTAATTCTTCTACGCCAGTCATGTATTACAATGTCGATCAGTTTAAAAAAGCCGGTATCCCCATGTTGTCCAAGGAGAAGCCGGTCACCTGGGATGAAATGGGCGAGATTACCGGTAAGCTGGTCAAGTCGGGCGTAAAAGGCGGCCTGGTTACCGCCTGGCAGTCCTGGACCCAGGTCGAAAACTACAGCGCGATCCAGAATATCCCCTTTGCCAGCAAAGCTAACGGCTATGAAGGGCTGGACACCGAACTGTTGATCAACAACGACAAGGTCGTCAAGCATATCGCCCGGCTTAAAAGCTGGATGAAGGATAACCGCTTCTATTACGGTGGTCAGAAATACCAGGGGCCTAAATCTGAGTTTATCGCCGAAAATGCCGGCATCTATATCGATTCGATCAGCGCCATCGCCAAGTTGAAATCGGCGGCAAAATTCAAATGGGACATAGCGCCATTGCCGGTGGAAACCTGGAACACCCAGCCACAGAACAGCATCATCGGTGGGGCCTCACTCTGGGTTTTCAAGGGGTTGCCGAAAAACCATTACAAGGGCGTCGCCGCCTTCCTCAACTACCTGGCCGGCGACGGACCCCAGATCCTCTGGCACAAGGAGACCGGTTATTTCCCGATTACTCTGACCGCTTATGAGCAACTGAAGTCGGAAGGCTACTACAAAGAGAGCCCGTATCAGGAAGTCGGTATCAAAGAGCTGACCCGGGCCACCCCGAACAAGAATTCGCGTGGCCTGCGTCTCGGGTACTTTGTGCAGATTCGGAACATTATCAATGAAGAGCTGGAGCTGGTGTGGAACGACACCAAAACGCCTCAGGCTGCAATGGACAGCGCGGTTGCACGGAGCAATGTCAAACTTCGCGAGTTCGAAAAGACCTATAAGTAA
- the ugpA gene encoding sn-glycerol-3-phosphate ABC transporter permease UgpA, with amino-acid sequence MKKRAFFKSRSLPYLLILPQLLITLTFFYWPAAQGVIASFQLSDPFGFRTRFVWFDNFIALFRDPLYLKSILITLFFSGSVALISISCGLFLATMANRALRFTTLTRTLLIWPYAIAPAISGILWLFLLHPSYGVVAIALNKWFGLDWNPLLESSHAMLLVVMASAWKNISYNFVFFLAGLQAVPHSLIEAAAMDGASPFRRFWAITFPMLSPTLFFVTVMTIIFSFFESFGIIHAVTQGGPGGSTNILVYKVYQDGFIGLNLGSSSAQSVVLMVLIIVITALQFKYVERKVQYTG; translated from the coding sequence ATAAAAAAACGAGCCTTTTTTAAATCGCGGTCGCTCCCCTATCTGCTGATTCTGCCCCAGCTTCTGATCACCCTGACCTTTTTTTACTGGCCGGCCGCGCAGGGGGTGATCGCCTCATTTCAATTGAGCGATCCGTTCGGTTTTCGCACCCGTTTCGTCTGGTTCGATAATTTTATCGCTCTGTTCAGGGACCCGCTCTATCTGAAATCGATCCTGATCACTCTGTTTTTCAGCGGGTCGGTGGCCCTGATTTCGATCAGCTGTGGCCTGTTTTTGGCGACTATGGCCAATCGGGCGTTGCGCTTCACGACCTTAACCCGCACCCTGCTCATCTGGCCCTATGCCATCGCGCCGGCGATCTCGGGAATTTTGTGGCTGTTTCTGCTCCACCCCTCCTACGGCGTGGTCGCCATCGCGCTGAATAAATGGTTCGGCCTGGACTGGAACCCGCTGCTTGAAAGCTCCCATGCCATGCTGCTGGTGGTGATGGCCAGCGCCTGGAAGAACATCAGCTATAATTTCGTTTTTTTTCTGGCCGGGCTCCAGGCGGTGCCCCATTCCTTGATAGAGGCAGCTGCCATGGACGGCGCCAGCCCCTTTCGGCGTTTCTGGGCAATCACCTTTCCGATGCTGTCGCCGACCCTGTTTTTTGTAACGGTCATGACGATCATCTTCTCCTTTTTTGAATCCTTCGGCATCATCCATGCGGTCACGCAAGGCGGGCCTGGCGGGTCGACCAATATTCTGGTTTACAAAGTTTATCAGGATGGCTTTATCGGCCTGAACCTCGGATCCTCCTCGGCCCAATCGGTGGTCTTGATGGTGCTGATCATTGTGATTACGGCTCTGCAGTTCAAGTATGTCGAGCGTAAAGTCCAGTACACGGGGTAG
- a CDS encoding ABC transporter permease subunit, with amino-acid sequence MVEKTPVLDLFTYVVLIFGVVLVGFPILYALIAATLSLDEVSRVPMSMIPGDQLFNNMQEAWSRGHLGTQMLNSFIMAMGITFGKIIVSLFGAFSIVYFDYRFRTLAFATVFCTLMLPIEVRILPTYEMAANIFGPLQSVWDALGLDGIVSWFAQHEVKVTLEFSLLDSYAGLILPLIASATCTFLFRQFFLTIPEELCEAAKMDGASPMTFFWKILLPLSKTNIAALVVIEFVYGWNQYLWPLLITTNARMTTAVIGLQHLLPSPEDPPNWHIAMAGALIVMLPPILVVLCMQRWFVKGLVEREK; translated from the coding sequence ATGGTTGAAAAGACACCGGTCCTCGACCTGTTTACCTATGTGGTGTTGATCTTCGGCGTGGTGCTGGTCGGGTTTCCGATTCTCTATGCACTCATCGCCGCGACCCTCTCGCTGGATGAGGTCTCGCGGGTACCCATGAGCATGATTCCCGGGGATCAACTCTTCAATAATATGCAGGAAGCCTGGAGTCGGGGGCACCTTGGCACCCAGATGCTGAACTCGTTCATCATGGCGATGGGGATCACCTTCGGCAAGATCATCGTTTCGCTGTTCGGCGCTTTTTCCATTGTTTATTTCGATTACCGTTTCCGTACCCTGGCCTTCGCCACGGTCTTCTGTACTTTGATGCTGCCGATTGAAGTACGAATTCTGCCGACCTATGAAATGGCGGCCAATATCTTTGGGCCTCTTCAGTCGGTGTGGGACGCCCTGGGGCTGGATGGCATCGTCAGCTGGTTCGCACAACATGAGGTTAAGGTCACCCTGGAATTCAGTCTGCTCGACAGCTATGCGGGCCTGATTCTGCCGTTGATCGCGTCGGCCACCTGTACCTTTCTGTTCCGTCAGTTCTTCCTGACGATTCCTGAAGAGCTCTGCGAAGCGGCCAAGATGGACGGCGCCTCGCCGATGACATTCTTCTGGAAGATCCTGCTGCCGCTCTCCAAAACCAATATCGCGGCCCTGGTGGTCATCGAATTTGTCTACGGCTGGAACCAGTATCTCTGGCCCCTGTTGATCACCACCAACGCCAGGATGACCACCGCCGTTATCGGGCTGCAGCATTTGCTCCCCTCTCCGGAAGACCCGCCCAACTGGCATATCGCCATGGCCGGTGCGCTGATTGTCATGCTGCCGCCAATTCTGGTGGTGCTCTGCATGCAGCGCTGGTTTGTTAAAGGGCTGGTTGAGCGGGAGAAATAG
- a CDS encoding iron-containing alcohol dehydrogenase, translated as MIIPLRQYPAIVDQSSFFAGCSCGKPHPSSGVTLFVRDDACRVLAEDCRAIYCDRPVLLVSDPDTDAVAGKTLRNELQRAGVSLEHLLLKAHPVATADLAEQVAAVAQGKALIIGVGAGTVNDLGKFAAGRSLCDYWSLPTAPSMNGYTSGIVALKVKGVKRTLPAAPPQRIYAVPRIIQQAPLKMRQAGFCDVLAKVVSDIDWQCESLLQSRSYCELPSALMHTAEQGYAHNPEGVAQGEPDVVGGLFEGLLISGVAMSLAGSSAPASGGEHLISHFWDMREAVTGRKPELHGLQVGLGIILATACYARLAECRSEDCQADAATVYARTEAAIPEIWGPLAEEVTLQLAGKREILQEFDHVLPQYWGRLHPLFQKVQSPRYFVDLFTRTGAPFTLKAFGLSAAEFRLAALNARAIRSRLTVLDLAAHLGVLEAATEDALRLLV; from the coding sequence TTGATCATACCCTTGCGCCAGTATCCCGCTATCGTAGATCAATCCAGTTTTTTTGCCGGTTGCTCCTGTGGCAAGCCGCATCCCTCGTCCGGGGTGACACTTTTTGTGAGGGATGATGCCTGCCGGGTTCTAGCTGAGGATTGCCGGGCCATCTACTGCGACCGGCCGGTTCTGCTGGTTAGTGATCCCGATACGGATGCTGTGGCCGGCAAGACCCTGCGCAACGAGCTGCAGCGGGCCGGGGTCAGTCTGGAGCATCTTCTGCTGAAGGCACATCCTGTCGCGACCGCAGATCTTGCAGAACAGGTCGCGGCGGTAGCGCAGGGGAAAGCCCTGATTATCGGGGTGGGAGCCGGGACGGTCAATGATCTCGGCAAGTTCGCCGCCGGGCGGAGCCTCTGTGATTACTGGAGCCTGCCGACGGCGCCCTCGATGAACGGCTATACCTCCGGGATTGTCGCCCTCAAGGTCAAAGGGGTGAAGCGCACCCTGCCGGCGGCACCTCCGCAACGCATCTACGCCGTTCCCCGGATCATTCAACAGGCGCCACTGAAAATGCGTCAGGCCGGCTTCTGTGACGTGCTGGCCAAGGTGGTGTCCGATATCGACTGGCAGTGTGAATCGTTGCTGCAGAGCCGCAGCTATTGTGAGCTCCCCTCGGCACTGATGCATACGGCAGAGCAGGGCTACGCCCACAATCCGGAAGGGGTTGCTCAGGGAGAACCTGATGTTGTGGGGGGACTGTTTGAAGGATTGTTGATTTCGGGGGTGGCCATGAGTCTGGCCGGCTCCAGCGCGCCAGCATCGGGGGGGGAACATCTGATCTCGCATTTTTGGGATATGCGTGAGGCGGTGACCGGCCGTAAGCCCGAACTGCATGGGCTGCAAGTCGGGCTCGGCATTATCCTCGCGACCGCCTGTTATGCCCGCCTGGCAGAGTGCCGAAGCGAGGATTGCCAGGCGGACGCGGCAACCGTTTATGCTCGGACGGAAGCTGCCATCCCGGAGATCTGGGGGCCGCTGGCAGAGGAGGTGACCCTGCAGCTCGCGGGGAAACGCGAGATTCTGCAAGAGTTCGATCATGTGCTTCCGCAATACTGGGGGCGTTTGCACCCCCTGTTTCAAAAGGTCCAATCGCCCCGTTACTTTGTCGATCTCTTCACTCGCACCGGCGCGCCCTTCACGCTCAAGGCCTTCGGCCTGAGCGCCGCAGAATTTCGATTGGCGGCCCTCAATGCGCGCGCTATCCGTTCGCGTCTCACGGTCCTCGACCTCGCCGCCCATCTCGGCGTGCTTGAAGCGGCAACCGAAGATGCCCTGCGTCTTTTGGTTTAG
- a CDS encoding TRAP transporter permease: MPENIPPPDADAQLPPTRLMIVLGVAISLMHIWFNVVTVLSSLWQNSLHFAGFALMAVLVYPLRKNSTLMWRALDLLVGLLAAGSALFLIAREDAIYARGVHMAHSEWVAAIILILCALELTRRVAGWFIPVLILIALSYVGWWGGLISGVFKFAGLSFETILFRSVYGDDALFGTIAGISSTYVFMFILFGAFLLRSGAGEFVIDLARAVAGRMVGGPGLVAVMASGLMGTISGSAVANTASTGVITIPLMKRAGFPSKFAAGVEAAASTGGQLMPPIMGAGAFVMATYTQISYNTIVMVSILPAILYFAAVGFFVRIEAKRSHVDALDNEEVSALEVFKKGGIVFLLPIAVLIGLLIYGFTPTYAAGLSILAVIVASWFSPNRMGPRAIIEAMAMGARNMVMTAILLCAVGLIVNVISTAGVGNTFSLMINQWAGHSLVIAIALIALASLVLGMGLPVTAAYIVLGTLSAPALYALISDGLLVHALVSGQIPEAAKAIFMIASPEHLAVIGHPMTSAAAQAIVDAVPVDMASMVREAVISTHDLTFALLSAHLIIFWLSQDSNVTPPVALAAFTAAAIAGTKPMETGFQSWKLAKGLYVIPLLFAYTPFIGGSWAGDFEIFFFAFFGLYAFAAGLEGFMETRLGWPLRLLTLACAGALLWPSPWWVHVAGLLVLSWLFMRSFRTSRREELVAA, translated from the coding sequence ATGCCCGAAAATATTCCCCCGCCAGATGCCGATGCTCAACTCCCTCCGACCCGACTAATGATCGTTCTCGGTGTCGCTATCTCCCTGATGCACATCTGGTTCAACGTGGTGACCGTCCTCTCATCCCTGTGGCAGAACTCCCTCCATTTTGCCGGATTCGCCCTGATGGCGGTGCTGGTCTATCCGCTGCGCAAGAACTCAACCCTCATGTGGCGAGCGCTGGATCTTCTTGTCGGTCTGCTCGCCGCTGGCTCGGCCCTGTTTCTGATCGCCAGGGAGGACGCCATTTATGCGCGTGGGGTGCACATGGCCCACTCCGAATGGGTCGCCGCAATTATTTTAATCCTCTGTGCCCTCGAACTCACAAGGCGCGTGGCGGGCTGGTTTATCCCGGTCCTGATCCTCATCGCCTTAAGCTATGTAGGCTGGTGGGGAGGGTTGATCAGCGGGGTCTTCAAGTTTGCCGGGCTGAGCTTTGAAACCATCCTGTTTCGCAGCGTCTACGGCGACGACGCCCTGTTTGGAACCATCGCCGGCATCTCCTCGACCTATGTCTTCATGTTTATCCTGTTCGGCGCTTTTCTGCTGCGCTCGGGAGCCGGCGAATTCGTCATCGACCTGGCCCGCGCCGTTGCGGGACGCATGGTCGGCGGTCCCGGGCTGGTGGCGGTTATGGCCTCGGGGCTGATGGGGACCATCTCCGGTTCGGCGGTGGCCAACACTGCCTCGACCGGGGTCATCACCATCCCGCTGATGAAACGTGCCGGTTTTCCGTCCAAGTTCGCCGCCGGGGTTGAAGCGGCCGCCTCAACCGGCGGCCAATTAATGCCACCGATCATGGGCGCCGGGGCCTTCGTCATGGCGACCTACACCCAGATCTCCTACAACACCATCGTCATGGTCAGTATTCTGCCGGCGATCCTTTATTTTGCCGCAGTCGGTTTCTTTGTCCGGATCGAGGCCAAACGCAGCCATGTCGACGCGCTGGATAACGAAGAGGTCTCGGCCCTTGAAGTCTTCAAGAAGGGCGGGATCGTATTTTTGCTGCCGATCGCGGTGCTCATCGGGCTGCTGATCTACGGTTTCACCCCAACCTACGCAGCCGGCCTGAGCATTCTTGCCGTTATTGTCGCCTCCTGGTTTTCACCCAATCGCATGGGGCCCAGAGCGATCATCGAGGCGATGGCGATGGGCGCGCGTAACATGGTGATGACGGCCATCCTGCTCTGCGCCGTCGGGCTGATCGTTAACGTTATCTCCACCGCCGGAGTCGGCAACACCTTCTCGCTGATGATTAATCAGTGGGCCGGGCATAGCCTGGTCATCGCCATCGCCCTGATCGCCCTGGCCTCACTGGTCCTCGGCATGGGACTGCCGGTGACCGCCGCCTATATCGTGCTCGGCACGCTCTCGGCGCCAGCGCTTTACGCTCTCATTTCCGATGGTCTGCTGGTGCACGCCCTGGTCAGCGGTCAGATCCCCGAAGCGGCGAAGGCGATCTTCATGATCGCCTCCCCTGAACATCTCGCCGTGATCGGGCACCCCATGACCAGCGCCGCCGCCCAGGCGATCGTCGACGCGGTGCCGGTCGACATGGCGAGCATGGTACGCGAGGCGGTCATCAGTACTCATGATCTGACCTTCGCGCTGCTTTCGGCGCATCTGATCATCTTCTGGTTAAGCCAGGATTCCAACGTCACCCCGCCGGTTGCGCTAGCCGCCTTCACTGCCGCCGCCATCGCCGGGACCAAACCGATGGAGACGGGCTTCCAGTCGTGGAAACTGGCCAAGGGGTTGTATGTAATCCCATTACTGTTTGCCTATACTCCGTTTATCGGCGGCTCCTGGGCCGGAGACTTTGAGATCTTCTTCTTCGCTTTCTTCGGCCTCTACGCCTTTGCCGCCGGCCTGGAAGGGTTTATGGAAACCAGGCTCGGCTGGCCGCTCCGGCTCCTGACCCTGGCCTGCGCCGGGGCCCTGCTCTGGCCGTCCCCCTGGTGGGTCCATGTCGCCGGACTGCTGGTGCTGAGCTGGTTGTTTATGCGGAGTTTTCGTACATCACGACGGGAAGAACTCGTGGCGGCTTAA
- a CDS encoding TAXI family TRAP transporter solute-binding subunit, with amino-acid sequence MATIIKFRQFTIFVAVLTLLLGSISSVRAAEERNYLMATASTGGTYYPVGVALSTLVKVKLQPKQKIGMSAISSAGSGENIKLLRDNEVQFAILQGLYGAYAWQGTGPIKAEGAQKNLRSVTMLWQNVEHFAINKKFAKTGTVSDLLGMKGETLSLGKKNSGTLGSNTVLLDNLGADVAKDYNLIYVGYGPSADAMQNGQAAGMSTPAGVPVSAVTKAMANMGDNFVVLDFTDEQMKKADGGMDLWTRYVIPAETYPSQTKAINTIAQPNFLAVRADVDEDAVYQITKTIYENLPFLNAIHGATKAMAVEKAIAGLPMPLHPGAARYYQEVGIKIPARLLSK; translated from the coding sequence ATGGCAACGATAATAAAATTTCGACAGTTCACGATTTTTGTCGCAGTGCTGACGCTTCTGCTCGGTTCCATCTCGAGCGTCCGGGCCGCGGAGGAACGTAACTATCTGATGGCGACCGCATCAACGGGCGGGACCTACTACCCGGTCGGGGTCGCGCTCTCGACCCTGGTCAAGGTCAAGCTGCAACCGAAGCAGAAGATCGGGATGTCGGCGATCAGTTCGGCAGGTTCGGGAGAAAACATCAAGCTGCTGCGCGACAATGAAGTGCAGTTCGCCATCCTGCAGGGACTTTACGGAGCCTATGCCTGGCAGGGCACTGGCCCGATTAAGGCCGAAGGCGCCCAGAAGAACCTGCGCTCGGTGACCATGCTCTGGCAGAATGTGGAGCACTTCGCGATCAACAAAAAATTTGCCAAAACCGGCACGGTTTCCGACCTGCTCGGAATGAAGGGGGAGACCCTCTCTCTCGGCAAGAAGAACTCCGGCACCCTCGGCTCCAACACCGTACTGCTTGACAACCTCGGTGCCGATGTCGCCAAGGACTATAACCTGATCTACGTCGGCTATGGTCCCTCCGCCGATGCCATGCAGAATGGTCAGGCGGCCGGCATGAGCACCCCGGCCGGGGTCCCGGTCAGCGCCGTAACCAAGGCGATGGCCAACATGGGCGATAACTTTGTCGTACTCGATTTTACCGATGAGCAGATGAAAAAAGCCGATGGCGGCATGGACCTCTGGACCCGCTATGTGATTCCGGCCGAGACCTATCCGAGCCAGACCAAGGCGATCAACACCATCGCTCAACCCAACTTCCTCGCGGTGCGCGCCGACGTGGATGAGGATGCGGTCTACCAGATCACCAAGACCATCTATGAAAACCTGCCGTTCCTGAACGCCATTCACGGCGCTACCAAGGCAATGGCGGTCGAAAAAGCGATTGCCGGACTACCAATGCCCCTCCATCCCGGTGCCGCCAGGTATTATCAGGAAGTCGGAATCAAGATTCCGGCTCGCCTGCTCTCCAAATAA